A single Fibrobacter sp. UWB4 DNA region contains:
- the tuf gene encoding elongation factor Tu: AAAKRFDEIDNAPEEKARGITINTSHVEYTTANRHYAHVDCPGHADYVKNMVTGAAQMDGAILVVAATDGPMPQTREHILLAHQVGVPKIVVFMNKCDMVDDAEILDLVEMEVRELLSKYDFDGDNTPIIRGSALKALEGDPEYQDKVMELMNACDEYIPLPQRDTDKPFLMPIEDVFTITGRGTVATGRIERGVVRLNDKVERIGLGETTEYVITGVEMFRKLLDDAQAGDNVGLLLRGAEKKDIVRGMVLAAPKSVTPHTEFKAEIYVLTKDEGGRHTPFMNGYRPQFYFRTTDVTGTIQLPEGVEMVTPGDTVTIHVNLIAPIAMEKQLRFAIREGG, from the coding sequence GCCGCTGCAAAGCGTTTCGATGAAATCGACAACGCTCCGGAAGAAAAGGCTCGTGGTATCACGATCAACACCTCCCACGTGGAATACACCACTGCTAACCGTCACTACGCACACGTCGACTGCCCGGGGCATGCTGACTATGTGAAGAACATGGTGACTGGTGCTGCTCAGATGGACGGCGCTATCCTCGTCGTTGCTGCTACTGACGGCCCGATGCCGCAGACTCGCGAACACATCCTTCTCGCCCACCAGGTCGGTGTGCCGAAGATCGTCGTGTTCATGAACAAGTGCGACATGGTTGACGATGCCGAAATTCTCGACCTCGTCGAAATGGAAGTTCGCGAACTTCTGTCCAAGTATGACTTTGACGGTGACAACACCCCGATCATCCGCGGTTCTGCTCTCAAGGCTCTTGAAGGCGATCCGGAATACCAGGACAAGGTCATGGAACTCATGAACGCTTGTGACGAATACATCCCGCTCCCGCAGCGCGATACCGACAAGCCGTTCCTCATGCCGATCGAAGACGTGTTCACGATCACTGGCCGCGGCACTGTCGCTACTGGCCGTATCGAACGCGGTGTCGTTCGCTTGAACGACAAGGTTGAACGTATCGGTCTCGGTGAAACCACCGAATACGTCATCACCGGTGTTGAAATGTTCCGCAAGCTTCTCGACGACGCTCAGGCAGGTGACAACGTTGGTCTCCTCCTCCGTGGCGCTGAAAAGAAGGACATCGTCCGTGGCATGGTTCTCGCCGCTCCGAAGTCTGTCACTCCGCACACCGAATTCAAGGCTGAAATCTACGTTCTCACTAAGGACGAAGGTGGCCGCCACACGCCGTTCATGAACGGCTACCGTCCTCAGTTCTACTTCCGCACCACCGACGTGACCGGCACGATTCAGCTCCCGGAAGGCGTCGAAATGGTTACCCCGGGTGATACCGTCACGATCCACGTGAACCTCATCGCTCCGATCGCCATGGAAAAGCAGCTCCGCTTCGCTATCCGCGAAGGTGG